From one Microbulbifer sp. A4B17 genomic stretch:
- the rpiA gene encoding ribose-5-phosphate isomerase RpiA → MTQDELKQATARAAIDYIAPRLEDSSIVGVGTGSTANFFIDYLAEIKGTFDGTVASSEASAERLKSHGIPVYELNAVDGIQFYVDGADEANPALELIKGGGAALTREKIVAACSEEFICIADESKWVKVLGEFPLPVEVIPMARSLVARELVKLGGDPVYRQGVITDNGNAILDVYNLRIESPTALEEAINNITGVVTNGIFAKRSADILLLGTSTGVKTITV, encoded by the coding sequence ATGACCCAGGATGAATTGAAACAGGCGACAGCTCGCGCCGCTATCGACTATATCGCCCCGCGCCTGGAGGACAGCTCCATTGTCGGCGTAGGTACCGGTTCCACCGCTAACTTCTTTATTGATTACCTTGCAGAGATCAAGGGTACCTTTGATGGTACTGTGGCGAGTTCCGAGGCCTCCGCAGAGCGGCTCAAATCCCACGGGATTCCTGTTTATGAACTTAATGCCGTCGATGGCATCCAGTTCTATGTGGACGGTGCTGATGAAGCGAACCCCGCCCTCGAGCTGATTAAGGGTGGTGGTGCCGCATTGACGCGGGAAAAAATTGTTGCTGCCTGCTCTGAGGAATTTATCTGCATTGCCGATGAGAGCAAGTGGGTCAAAGTCCTGGGCGAGTTTCCCCTGCCGGTTGAAGTTATCCCTATGGCCCGCTCACTGGTTGCCCGGGAACTGGTTAAGCTGGGCGGCGATCCGGTTTATCGTCAGGGTGTGATCACGGATAATGGCAACGCCATCCTCGACGTATACAATCTGCGCATCGAAAGCCCCACTGCCCTTGAAGAGGCTATCAATAACATCACAGGGGTAGTTACTAACGGTATCTTCGCCAAGCGCTCCGCCGATATTTTACTGCTTGGCACCAGTACCGGAGTGAAAACCATTACCGTATAA
- a CDS encoding transglycosylase SLT domain-containing protein, translating into MHKKNKKYGLLVLLSAVALSSGCATTPPNDLDNICSIFQEKKKWYGEAKDAQDKWGSPIAVMMAIMHQESRFVHDAKPPRTKILGFIPGPRPSDAYGYPQALGSTWRHYQRSSFNYGADRDDFGDAIDFIGWYNNTSARQCQIRANDTYSLYLAYHEGHGGFNRRTFKNKAWLKKVSHKVSARAQKYQQQLNSCEQSLKKRKKFLWFF; encoded by the coding sequence ATGCACAAAAAAAATAAAAAATATGGACTGCTCGTTTTGCTCAGTGCTGTTGCGCTGAGCAGCGGCTGTGCGACCACACCTCCAAACGATCTCGACAATATCTGCTCTATTTTCCAGGAAAAAAAGAAGTGGTATGGCGAGGCAAAAGATGCTCAGGACAAATGGGGTTCTCCAATTGCGGTAATGATGGCAATCATGCATCAGGAATCCCGCTTTGTGCACGATGCCAAACCCCCGCGAACCAAGATCCTGGGCTTTATCCCCGGACCGAGACCATCCGATGCCTACGGCTACCCCCAGGCATTGGGGAGCACCTGGCGTCACTACCAAAGATCCTCATTTAACTACGGTGCCGATAGAGATGATTTTGGCGACGCTATCGATTTTATTGGCTGGTATAACAACACCAGTGCACGTCAGTGCCAGATACGTGCTAACGACACCTACAGCCTTTACCTGGCCTATCACGAGGGGCACGGTGGATTTAACCGGCGCACTTTCAAAAATAAGGCCTGGCTCAAAAAGGTATCTCACAAAGTATCCGCCAGGGCACAAAAGTATCAGCAGCAGCTCAATAGCTGTGAACAGTCACTGAAAAAGCGCAAGAAGTTCCTCTGGTTTTTCTAA
- a CDS encoding DUF4168 domain-containing protein, giving the protein MKLFLKYLAVLAILLYVPLIFAQPATPQANAPKASFSEPQLKQFADAYRSIVMLSREYAPKLKAAADIKEAEAINKEAQGKMIAAIEKAGLSKTKYQEIANSIKSNPALLEKVNKILQQSHAPQQ; this is encoded by the coding sequence ATGAAGCTCTTTTTGAAATACCTGGCTGTATTGGCAATATTACTTTACGTGCCATTAATTTTTGCACAGCCTGCCACTCCCCAGGCAAATGCCCCCAAAGCTTCTTTTAGTGAACCACAACTTAAACAGTTTGCCGATGCCTACCGCTCTATCGTGATGCTGAGCCGCGAGTACGCTCCCAAATTGAAAGCGGCTGCCGATATCAAAGAAGCGGAAGCGATCAACAAAGAAGCTCAGGGAAAAATGATTGCGGCAATTGAAAAAGCCGGCCTCTCTAAAACGAAATACCAGGAAATCGCCAACAGTATAAAATCGAACCCGGCCCTACTGGAGAAGGTCAATAAAATCCTCCAGCAAAGCCACGCTCCACAGCAGTAA
- a CDS encoding helix-turn-helix domain-containing protein — protein MSSTPVASQLNPTICRRMLIAYLIEHISRPNNPALEEATGWPRRTVQDIIAKGLPGHGTIVEFIQEGVRHNDGYYLLRDWGSFDRDWVKVNLPTICKVLDVKLDLSGAVS, from the coding sequence ATGTCATCTACGCCTGTTGCAAGTCAGCTAAACCCGACAATTTGCCGGCGAATGTTGATTGCTTACTTGATCGAGCATATTTCTCGCCCTAATAACCCTGCTTTGGAAGAGGCTACTGGCTGGCCCCGAAGAACGGTACAGGACATTATTGCGAAGGGACTGCCGGGGCACGGTACGATTGTCGAGTTCATACAGGAGGGCGTGCGTCACAATGACGGTTACTATCTGTTGCGCGATTGGGGATCATTCGACAGGGATTGGGTGAAGGTTAATCTGCCGACTATCTGCAAGGTGTTGGATGTAAAGTTGGATTTGAGTGGCGCAGTGAGTTGA
- a CDS encoding AraC family transcriptional regulator has product MDNENPKFREAGLGILGAAVRAHLTGAQAAGLDCQQLLIDSGIAPAQLDDPESRIGREQVANLLRLEWDFLNDESGGFLARPWLPGTFAMMGHACITCPNLRRALLRSSRFISMVSDDLHIKLVEDGEEARLIIHHTNEKKLPNQIFVESIAVIWLRFFSWLIDRTILLERVLLAFPPPDYNEDYSDMFPCRHYFNQSETCLVFNTRYLQMPLVRDEQQLADFLSRAPECLLTQYKSDHSFTGRIRRMLQQQNSIENLSLDDVAARLYTSPQTLRRRLKEEGNSWQDIKDSVRRDMAVYQLKQQETAVAEIAERLGFSEPSAFNRAFKKWTGLAPGAYRDKFRS; this is encoded by the coding sequence GTGGACAATGAAAACCCCAAATTCCGTGAAGCGGGGCTAGGCATCCTCGGCGCTGCGGTTAGGGCCCATCTTACTGGTGCACAGGCAGCCGGGCTGGACTGCCAACAGCTACTCATCGATAGTGGTATCGCCCCCGCTCAGCTAGATGATCCGGAAAGCCGCATTGGCCGTGAGCAGGTAGCTAACTTGCTGCGCCTTGAGTGGGATTTTTTGAATGATGAGTCAGGTGGCTTCCTGGCGCGCCCCTGGTTACCAGGCACTTTTGCCATGATGGGGCACGCTTGTATCACCTGTCCAAACCTGCGCCGAGCCCTGCTCCGCTCCAGCCGCTTTATCAGCATGGTGAGTGACGACCTTCACATTAAGCTGGTCGAGGATGGTGAAGAAGCTCGACTGATCATTCACCACACCAATGAAAAAAAACTGCCCAATCAAATTTTCGTCGAATCTATCGCAGTAATCTGGTTGCGTTTTTTCAGTTGGCTGATCGACCGTACCATTTTGTTAGAGCGCGTTCTTCTGGCATTCCCGCCGCCTGACTACAACGAAGACTACAGCGATATGTTCCCTTGCAGGCATTACTTTAACCAAAGTGAAACCTGCCTGGTGTTTAACACCCGTTACTTGCAAATGCCCCTGGTACGCGATGAGCAGCAACTGGCCGATTTTCTCTCCCGCGCTCCCGAGTGCCTGTTGACCCAATACAAATCCGATCATAGCTTCACCGGTCGTATCCGCCGAATGCTGCAACAGCAAAACAGTATCGAAAATCTGTCACTGGATGATGTTGCTGCGCGCCTGTATACATCACCGCAGACACTGCGCCGCCGTCTCAAAGAGGAGGGCAATAGCTGGCAGGATATTAAAGACTCTGTACGACGAGATATGGCGGTTTACCAATTAAAACAGCAGGAAACTGCCGTGGCGGAAATTGCCGAGCGCCTGGGCTTTTCTGAGCCCAGCGCCTTTAATCGCGCATTTAAAAAGTGGACAGGGCTTGCACCTGGAGCCTACAGGGACAAATTCCGAAGTTAG
- a CDS encoding OmpA family protein: MADNVLDMASSQLGSGGIDALAKALNLPAGQGEAALFSGVSYILAGMLNRASSKTGMGYLFNLISESDALDLADFASAVSSPEKVTSVKSIGEKMLDKIFSSRKKEVLEVATNNLGKEGGDLLSVSAPIVTSLMQSQAKAQKMDVSDLASFLIGQRDHLKGYIPDNLLEAMDVPDLGKLGEALVTHGHAKPQEPRATAIQGTEEKRKPVSFSSWFFPLLLVLVVLYALNMCMLKGKEEKSESNPSMTSQEASFMESASQPVGDSPLEKEKLEAQLGPDDFSNNLRDYLSSFSQSPNREFPMRVNFEKGTAKITNPSAADIDALAKIMQDNPNLSIAIEGHVKGEGNEIAEQEISQERADVVKELLLQKGIAANRITATGMGSAKPVPEDMAEKKEQKAINAERISVRIVTNSQE, translated from the coding sequence ATGGCGGATAATGTATTGGATATGGCTAGCAGCCAATTGGGCTCCGGGGGTATTGATGCTCTGGCAAAGGCTTTAAATTTGCCGGCTGGACAAGGGGAGGCCGCACTCTTTTCTGGAGTTTCCTACATCCTGGCTGGTATGTTGAACAGAGCCAGTAGCAAAACGGGAATGGGTTATTTATTTAATTTGATTTCCGAGAGTGATGCACTGGATTTAGCTGATTTCGCCTCTGCAGTTTCTTCACCAGAAAAGGTGACATCGGTTAAAAGTATCGGCGAGAAGATGCTGGATAAAATTTTCAGCAGCCGAAAAAAAGAAGTGCTGGAAGTCGCCACTAATAATCTTGGGAAAGAGGGTGGAGATTTATTGAGTGTATCCGCTCCGATAGTCACTTCGCTGATGCAAAGCCAGGCCAAAGCGCAAAAGATGGATGTATCCGACCTGGCATCCTTCCTTATTGGTCAGCGAGACCATTTAAAGGGGTATATACCCGATAACCTGTTGGAAGCAATGGATGTTCCCGATTTAGGAAAGCTGGGGGAAGCCCTGGTTACCCATGGCCATGCCAAACCCCAGGAACCTCGTGCAACGGCAATTCAGGGGACAGAGGAAAAACGGAAACCGGTTAGTTTCAGCAGTTGGTTCTTTCCTTTACTACTGGTACTTGTGGTTCTTTATGCACTTAATATGTGTATGCTCAAGGGAAAAGAGGAGAAGTCTGAAAGTAATCCTTCTATGACCTCCCAGGAAGCGAGCTTTATGGAGTCCGCTTCACAACCGGTAGGGGATTCTCCCCTTGAAAAAGAGAAGCTCGAAGCGCAACTGGGCCCCGATGATTTTTCCAATAATTTGCGCGATTATCTCAGTAGTTTTTCTCAAAGTCCCAACCGGGAATTCCCCATGCGGGTGAACTTTGAAAAGGGAACGGCAAAAATTACCAACCCGTCTGCAGCCGATATCGATGCTCTGGCAAAAATAATGCAGGACAATCCCAACCTATCCATTGCTATTGAGGGCCACGTAAAAGGCGAGGGCAATGAAATTGCAGAGCAGGAAATTTCCCAAGAGCGTGCGGATGTAGTGAAAGAACTTCTACTTCAGAAGGGGATAGCGGCAAACCGTATCACTGCAACAGGAATGGGTTCAGCCAAACCAGTGCCGGAAGACATGGCAGAGAAGAAGGAGCAAAAGGCCATCAATGCCGAGCGTATTAGTGTGCGGATAGTGACAAACTCTCAGGAGTAG
- a CDS encoding acetyl-CoA C-acetyltransferase: MLTEAYIYDAIRTPRGRGKSSGALHEVKPITLLSDLLKELQARNRFDTAKVDDIVMGCVTPIGDQGADIAKVAALAANWDWDVGGVTLNRFCASGAEAVNLAATKVRSGWEHLVVAGGIESMSRVPMGSDGGAWAMDPRTAIDTGFAPQGIGADLIATLGGFSREDVDKFALNSQHKAAAAWKRGAFEKSVIPVRDQNGLTILDHDQLVRPDASMEALSQLKPSFAGMGDLCFDSIAISRYPQIESIDHVHTAGNSSGIVDGAAALLIGSEKAGRDLGLTPRARIVSAAVVGTEPTIMLTGPAPATYKALKAAGLTAQDIDLFEVNEAFAAVVLRFQHELDVDPQKLNVNGGSIAMGHPLGATGAMLIGTALDELEQRQLRYGLVTLCVGGGMGVATIIERV, encoded by the coding sequence GTGCTGACCGAAGCCTACATCTACGATGCTATCCGCACACCGCGGGGCAGAGGGAAATCCAGCGGTGCCCTTCACGAAGTCAAACCTATCACCCTGCTTTCAGATCTTCTGAAAGAATTACAGGCCCGCAATAGATTCGACACTGCCAAGGTGGACGATATCGTGATGGGCTGTGTCACTCCGATCGGAGATCAGGGTGCCGATATCGCAAAAGTTGCTGCATTAGCTGCCAACTGGGACTGGGATGTCGGCGGAGTAACCCTTAATCGCTTCTGCGCCTCCGGTGCCGAAGCAGTCAACCTGGCGGCCACCAAGGTGCGCTCCGGGTGGGAGCATCTGGTGGTGGCCGGAGGCATAGAGTCAATGTCGCGGGTGCCCATGGGCAGTGACGGCGGCGCCTGGGCAATGGACCCCCGAACGGCAATCGACACGGGCTTTGCTCCCCAGGGTATTGGCGCCGACTTAATCGCCACGCTCGGCGGTTTTTCCCGCGAGGATGTGGATAAGTTCGCGCTGAACTCGCAGCACAAGGCCGCGGCAGCCTGGAAACGCGGTGCTTTCGAAAAGTCAGTAATTCCCGTGCGCGACCAGAATGGACTGACCATCCTGGATCACGATCAGTTGGTGCGCCCGGATGCCTCCATGGAGGCCCTGTCACAACTCAAGCCTTCATTTGCCGGAATGGGCGACTTGTGCTTCGACAGCATTGCCATATCCCGCTACCCCCAGATCGAATCTATCGACCATGTTCACACTGCGGGAAATTCCTCAGGTATCGTCGATGGTGCCGCCGCCCTACTAATCGGCAGTGAAAAAGCCGGGCGAGATCTGGGTCTCACCCCCCGTGCCCGTATCGTCTCCGCCGCTGTGGTGGGTACAGAACCCACCATTATGCTCACAGGACCCGCACCCGCCACCTACAAAGCCCTTAAGGCCGCGGGCCTGACAGCTCAGGATATTGACCTCTTTGAGGTGAATGAAGCCTTCGCGGCAGTGGTGTTGCGCTTCCAGCATGAACTGGATGTAGACCCACAGAAACTCAATGTAAACGGCGGCTCAATTGCAATGGGGCATCCCCTCGGCGCAACTGGCGCAATGCTGATCGGCACAGCCCTGGATGAGCTGGAACAACGGCAGCTTCGCTACGGCCTGGTCACGCTATGCGTGGGCGGCGGTATGGGTGTAGCAACCATTATCGAAAGAGTTTAG